Proteins encoded together in one Vigna angularis cultivar LongXiaoDou No.4 chromosome 5, ASM1680809v1, whole genome shotgun sequence window:
- the LOC108340632 gene encoding protein trichome birefringence-like 31, producing MLVTKVRTVFNFFNHPLSMQSLIDRRIQSLFPIALYSILILGAARLVLDSLKMKQSSVLRLYGMPHGGRSRLPVVISAEDRFEDNCNVFEGTWVWDNMSYPQYEEESCPYLVKQTTCHKNGRPDSFYKNWRWQPKGCNLPRFNALKMLNMLRDKRIMFIGDSLQRGQFESMICLIQSVIPEGKKSLQRIPPMKIFKIEEFNASIEYYWAPFIVESISDHATNHTVHKRMVKLDSINSHGKHWKGVDILVFESYVWWMHKPLINATYGSPHHVKEYEVTTAYKLALETWANWLESNIKPLTQKVFFMSMSPTHLWSWEWKPGSNENCFNESYPIQGPYWGTGSNLEIMKIIHDALQVLKIDVTLLNITQLSEYRKDAHTSVYGERKGKLLTKEQRANPKDFADCIHWCLPGVPDAWNEILYAYLLKGYQNFS from the exons ATGTTAGTAACAAAAGTTAGAACagttttcaatttcttcaaCCACCCCTTGTCAATGCAGTCTTTGATAGATCGCAGGATCCAATCCCTCTTCCCAATTGCGTTGTACTCAATTCTGATCTTAGGAGCTGCAAGGTTAGTGCTAGATAGTTTGAAGATGAAGCAGAGCTCTGTTCTGAGACTCTATGGCATGCCACATGGTGGAAGAAGCAGATTACCTGTTGTAATTTCGGCAGAGGACCGATTTGAGGATAATTGCAACGTGTTTGAAGGGACTTGGGTTTGGGACAATATGTCCTATCCTCAGTATGAAGAAGAGAGTTGCCCTTACTTGGTCAAGCAAACCACATGCCACAAGAATGGTAGACCTGATTCATTCTACAAGAATTGGAGGTGGCAGCCTAAAGGATGCAACCTCCCAAG ATTTAACGCTTTGAAGATGTTGAACATGTTGAGGGACAAGAGGATAATGTTCATTGGAGACTCATTACAGAGAGGCCAATTTGAGTCCATGATCTGTTTGATACAATCTGTAATTCCTGAAGGAAAGAAATCCCTCCAAAGAATTCCACCGATGAAAATCTTCAAAATCGAG GAGTTCAATGCATCGATTGAGTACTATTGGGCTCCATTCATTGTGGAATCCATTTCAGATCATGCAACAAATCACACAGTGCACAAGAGAATGGTCAAGCTAGACTCAATAAATAGCCATGGCAAACATTGGAAAGGAGTGGACATTCTGGTGTTCGAGAGCTATGTTTGGTGGATGCACAAACCTTTGATCAATGCTAC gtATGGATCACCACACCATGTCAAAGAATATGAAGTTACCACAGCATACAAGTTGGCTTTGGAAACATGGGCTAATTGGTTAGAATCAAACATCAAACCACTGACTCAAAAGGTGTTTTTCATGAGTATGTCTCCAACACATCTGTG GAGCTGGGAATGGAAACCTGGAAGCAATGAAAACTGCTTCAATGAGTCATACCCAATCCAAGGTCCATACTGGGGTACAGGCTCAAATCttgaaattatgaagataatACATGATGCACTACAAGTACTGAAAATAGATGTCACCCTTTTGAATATCACACAATTATCAGAGTACAGAAAAGATGCTCACACATCAGTTTATGGGGAGAGAAAGGGCAAGCTATTGACCAAAGAACAAAGAGCCAACCCAAAAGATTTTGCTGATTGCATTCACTGGTGCCTACCTGGAGTCCCAGATGCATGGAATGAAATCCTATATGCATATCTATTGAAGGGTTATCAAAACTTCTCTTGA